The proteins below come from a single Aegilops tauschii subsp. strangulata cultivar AL8/78 chromosome 6, Aet v6.0, whole genome shotgun sequence genomic window:
- the LOC109736548 gene encoding cytochrome c oxidase copper chaperone 2 encodes MGSTESPTPVQAPVCSIVNSGPAAPATDSKPKKKICCACPDTKRLRDECIVEYGESACTKWIEAHKQCLRAEGFKV; translated from the coding sequence ATGGGCAGCACGGAATCCCCAACGCCCGTGCAAGCACCTGTGTGCTCGATTGTGAACAGTGGCCCAGCAGCTCCTGCCACTGACTCGAAGCCGAAGAAGAAGATATGCTGCGCTTGCCCTGACACCAAGAGGCTCAGAGATGAGTGCATCGTCGAGTACGGGGAGTCTGCGTGCACCAAGTGGATCGAGGCTCACAAGCAATGCCTCCGTGCCGAGGGCTTCAAGGTCTGA